A stretch of the Danio rerio strain Tuebingen ecotype United States chromosome 18, GRCz12tu, whole genome shotgun sequence genome encodes the following:
- the wash1 gene encoding WASH complex subunit 1 isoform X1, whose protein sequence is MTQKRYLEGQVYSVPLIQPDLRREEAVHQITDALQYLEMISTDIFTRVSESVEKNRAHLQSVTDRIKLAQARVQKIKGSKKATKVFSSAKYPAPEKLQDYSSIFTGAVDPASQKRPRIKVQSKLRPLDDKAQQEKLMYLPVCVNTKKRSEDETEEGLGSLPRNVNSVSSLLLFNTTENLYKKYVFLDPLAGAVTKTHTTLETEKEDKPFDAPLSITKREQLERQTAENYFYVPDLGQVPEIDVPSYLPDLPGIADDLMYSADLGPGFAPSVPASNSIPELPSFGTDHDESSGSDSQFKLEAPPPPPPPPPPPPEPTHVPVPPPGTSAAPPPPPPPPPMTADNTDASSPAPPTGTVKGAPSEVVQPSNGRASLLESIRNAGGIGKANLRNVKERKMEKKKQKEQEQVGATVSGGDLMSDLFNKLAMRRKGISGKGPAGQGDSSEAPASSGGAFARMSDVIPPLPAPQQSAADDEDDWEA, encoded by the exons ATGACACAGAAGCGTTACCTGGAGGGACAGGTGTACTCTGTTCCTCTCATCCAGCCGGACCTGAGGAGAGAAGAGGCTGTGCATCAAATTACTGATGCCTTACAGTACCTAGAGATGATATCAACAGACATCTTTACTAG GGTGTCTGAGAGCGTGGAGAAGAACCGTGCGCACCTTCAGTCCGTCACAGACCGTATCAAACTCGCTCAGGCCAGAGTCCAGAAGATCAAAGGAAGCAAGAAAGCCACGAAG GTGTTCTCCAGTGCCAAGTACCCCGCTCCAGAAAAACTCCAGGATTATTCCTCCATCTTCACCGGTGCAGTTGATCCCGCCTCCCAAAAGAGACCTCGCATTAAAGTCCAGAGCAAACTCCGCCCACTGGATGACAAGGCCCAGCAG GAGAAGTTGATGTATTTGCCGGTGTGTGTGAACACTAAGAAGCGCTCCGAGGATGAGACAGAAGAGGGTTTGGGAAGTTTGCCGAGAAATGTCAACTCGGTCAGCTCTTTACTGCTGTTCAACACAACCGAGAACCT CTACAAGAAATATGTGTTTCTTGACCCTCTGGCGGGCGCTGTGACGAAAACACACACCACGCTGGAGACCGAGAAAGAGGATAAACCGTTTGATGCACCTCTGTCCATCACCAAGAGAGAGCAGCTAGAGAGACAG ACGGCGGAGAATTATTTCTATGTGCCAGATCTGGGGCAGGTGCCGGAGATTGATGTGCCGTCTTACCTGCCAGACCTGCCGGGCATCGCTGATGACCTGATGTACAGCGCTGACCTCGGCCCGGGTTTCGCTCCATCCGTTCCTGCCAGCAACAGCATCCCTGAACTTCCATCCTTTGGCACGGACCATGATGAATCTAGCGGATCCG acTCTCAGTTTAAACTGGAGGCTCCACCCCCTCCTCCTCCCCCACCCCCTCCTCCACCGGAACCAACCCATGTGCCAGTCCCGCCTCCTGGAACATCTGCAGCTCCGCCCCCTCCACCCCCACCTCCACCTATGACAGCAGACAACACTGATGCATCAAGCCCAGCCCCGCCCACAG gtacGGTAAAAGGAGCTCCATCTGAGGTCGTACAACCATCGAATGGGCGAGCCAGTCTTTTAGAGTCAATCCGAAATGCTGGCGGTATCGGCAAAGCAAACCTCCGCAATGTAAAGGAGCGCAAGATGGAGAAGAAGAAACAGAAGGAACAAGAGCAAG TTGGGGCAACAGTCAGTGGTGGAGACCTGATGTCGGACCTCTTCAATAAACTGGCCATGCGCAGGAaag GGATCTCAGGCAAGGGTCCAGCGGGTCAGGGAGACTCTTCTGAAGCTCCTGCCAGCTCGGGCGGTGCCTTCGCCAGGATGTCAGACGTGATTCCTCCACTGCCAGCACCACAGCAGTCGGCAGCAGACGATGAAGACGACTGGGAGGCATAA
- the wash1 gene encoding WASH complex subunit 1 (The RefSeq protein has 2 substitutions compared to this genomic sequence), with protein sequence MVRMTQKRYLEGQVYSVPLIQPDLRREEAVHQITDALQYLEMISTDIFTRVSESVEKNRAHLQSVTDRIKLAQARVQKIKGSKKATKVFSSAKYPAPEKLQDYSSIFTGAVDPASQKRPRIKVQSKLRPLDDKAQQEKLMYLPVCVNTKKRSEDETEEGLGSLPRNVNSVSSLLLFNTTENLYKKYVFLDPLAGAVTKTHTTLETEKEDKPFDAPLSITKREQLERQTAENYFYVPDLGQVPEIDVPSYLPDLPGIADDLMYSADLGPGFAPSVPASNSIPELPSFGTDHDESSGSDSQFKLEAPPPPPPPPPPPPEPTHVPVPPPGTSAAPPPPPPPPPITADNTDASSPAPPTGTVKGAPSEVVQPSNGRASLLESIRNAGGIGKANLRNVKERKMEKKKQKEQEQVGATVSGGDLMSDLFNKLAMRRKGISGKGPAGQGDSSEAPASSGSAFARMSDVIPPLPAPQQSAADDEDDWEA encoded by the exons ATGGTCAG GATGACACAGAAGCGTTACCTGGAGGGACAGGTGTACTCTGTTCCTCTCATCCAGCCGGACCTGAGGAGAGAAGAGGCTGTGCATCAAATTACTGATGCCTTACAGTACCTAGAGATGATATCAACAGACATCTTTACTAG GGTGTCTGAGAGCGTGGAGAAGAACCGTGCGCACCTTCAGTCCGTCACAGACCGTATCAAACTCGCTCAGGCCAGAGTCCAGAAGATCAAAGGAAGCAAGAAAGCCACGAAG GTGTTCTCCAGTGCCAAGTACCCCGCTCCAGAAAAACTCCAGGATTATTCCTCCATCTTCACCGGTGCAGTTGATCCCGCCTCCCAAAAGAGACCTCGCATTAAAGTCCAGAGCAAACTCCGCCCACTGGATGACAAGGCCCAGCAG GAGAAGTTGATGTATTTGCCGGTGTGTGTGAACACTAAGAAGCGCTCCGAGGATGAGACAGAAGAGGGTTTGGGAAGTTTGCCGAGAAATGTCAACTCGGTCAGCTCTTTACTGCTGTTCAACACAACCGAGAACCT CTACAAGAAATATGTGTTTCTTGACCCTCTGGCGGGCGCTGTGACGAAAACACACACCACGCTGGAGACCGAGAAAGAGGATAAACCGTTTGATGCACCTCTGTCCATCACCAAGAGAGAGCAGCTAGAGAGACAG ACGGCGGAGAATTATTTCTATGTGCCAGATCTGGGGCAGGTGCCGGAGATTGATGTGCCGTCTTACCTGCCAGACCTGCCGGGCATCGCTGATGACCTGATGTACAGCGCTGACCTCGGCCCGGGTTTCGCTCCATCCGTTCCTGCCAGCAACAGCATCCCTGAACTTCCATCCTTTGGCACGGACCATGATGAATCTAGCGGATCCG acTCTCAGTTTAAACTGGAGGCTCCACCCCCTCCTCCTCCCCCACCCCCTCCTCCACCGGAACCAACCCATGTGCCAGTCCCGCCTCCTGGAACATCTGCAGCTCCGCCCCCTCCACCCCCACCTCCACCTATGACAGCAGACAACACTGATGCATCAAGCCCAGCCCCGCCCACAG gtacGGTAAAAGGAGCTCCATCTGAGGTCGTACAACCATCGAATGGGCGAGCCAGTCTTTTAGAGTCAATCCGAAATGCTGGCGGTATCGGCAAAGCAAACCTCCGCAATGTAAAGGAGCGCAAGATGGAGAAGAAGAAACAGAAGGAACAAGAGCAAG TTGGGGCAACAGTCAGTGGTGGAGACCTGATGTCGGACCTCTTCAATAAACTGGCCATGCGCAGGAaag GGATCTCAGGCAAGGGTCCAGCGGGTCAGGGAGACTCTTCTGAAGCTCCTGCCAGCTCGGGCGGTGCCTTCGCCAGGATGTCAGACGTGATTCCTCCACTGCCAGCACCACAGCAGTCGGCAGCAGACGATGAAGACGACTGGGAGGCATAA